The Solanum pennellii chromosome 11, SPENNV200 genome contains a region encoding:
- the LOC107004698 gene encoding receptor homology region, transmembrane domain- and RING domain-containing protein 2-like: MMNLWVFWYLSVVCFLGCRVLGNVVLVGKNETLSFEDIEANFAPSVRGSGKCGILYVAEPLDACSTLTNKVEPVKNSTHDLFLLIIRGGCSFEDKVRQAQAAGFKAAIIYNDEYGDLVAMAGNSAGVQIPAVFVSRVSGERMTKYAGDIDVEVWIIPSFENSAWSIMAISFISLLAMSAVLATCFFVRRHRIRRDRPRASRFREFHGMSSHLVKAMPSLIFTSVLEDNCTSVTCAICLEDYIVGDKLRILPCRHKFHAMCVDAWLTSWRTFCPVCKRDARTSNGEPPASESTPLLSSSLASLSSLSSLRSSLASSSAIQIGQGASRSPSVSRPQSISSTPYNHQSLQFYHQSPHLTISRSSLDLQNASSQRSRASYLISPHSLGYPSLSPLNSRYMSPYIPSPGNASSSYIGSSSRHPNPLRHSESTTSFSPFASAQSLPGCES; encoded by the exons ATGATGAATTTGTGGGTATTTTGGTACTTGAGTGTTGTTTGTTTTTTGGGTTGTAGAGTTCTTGGTAATGTGGTTTTGGTAGGAAAGAATGAAACTCTATCGTTTGAAGACATTGAAGCTAATTTTG cTCCCTCAGTAAGAGGATCAGGCAAATGCGGGATATTGTATGTGGCGGAGCCTTTAGATGCCTGCTCGACTTTGACCAACAAGGTTGAACCAGTTAAAAATAGCACCCATGATCTGTTCTTGCTGATAATAAGGGGTGGATGTAGTTTTGAAGATAAAGTCAGACAAGCCCAGGCGGCAGGTTTTAAGGCAGCCATTATCTACAACGATGAATACGGTGATCTAGTTGCAA TGGCAGGAAACTCTGCTGGTGTACAGATACCCGCGGTGTTTGTTTCTAGAGTTTCAGGGGAAAGAATGACAAAGTATGCTGGtgacattgatgttgaagtatggaTAATCCCAAGTTTTGAGAACTCTGCCTGGTCCATCATGGCTATATCATTCATTTCGTTACTAGCTATGTCAGCAGTGCTTGCTACCTGTTTCTTTGTCCGTAGACATCGGATACGAAGAGACCGGCCTCGGGCCTCACGCTTTCGTGAATTTCATGGAATGAGTAGTCATTTGGTGAAAGCTATGCCAAGCTTGATATTTACATCAGTTTTGGAGGATAATTGTACATCAGTAACATGTGCTATCTGTCTTGAAGACTATATTGTGGGAGACAAGCTTAGAATTCTTCCTTGCAGGCACA AATTTCATGCTATGTGCGTTGATGCGTGGCTTACATCATGGAGAACGTTTTGCCCCGTCTGTAAACGTGATGCAAGAACTAGCAATGGTGAGCCACCAGCATCAGAATCTACGCCATTGCTTTCTTCTAGTCTAGCTTCTTTATCTTCGTTGTCATCACTAAGATCATCATTAGCTTCATCATCAGCAATACAAATAGGCCAAGGAGCATCCCGATCCCCTTCAGTTTCTCGTCCTCAATCAATTTCTAGTACTCCTTATAATCATCAGTCGCTTCAGTTCTACCATCAGTCACCTCATCTTACTATAAGCCGCAGTTCACTTGACCTTCAAAATGCGTCTTCCCAGAGATCTCGTGCATCTTATTTGATTTCCCCTCACTCATTGGGCTATCCTTCTTTATCTCCTCTTAATTCAAGATACATGTCACCATATATTCCTAGTCCAGGAAATGCCTCGTCCAGTTATATAGGCTCCTCAAGTCGGCATCCCAACCCACTGCGTCATAGTGAGTCAACTA
- the LOC107003023 gene encoding long chain base biosynthesis protein 1-like — protein MDTTISVLTNKLRDASDWVTWISEAPFARAVVFGVNIGGHLFVEGLLLVVILFLLSQKSYKPPKRPLTKKEIDELCDEWVPEPLIPTITDEMKSEPPVLESAAGPHTTINGKEVINFTSANYLGLLGNEKLLETCTRALEKYGVGSCGPRGFYGTIDVHLDCEARIAKFLGTPDSILYSYGLSTMFSAIPAFCKKGDVIVADEGVHWGIQNGLQLSRSTIIYFKHNDMESLRNTLEKITQENKQAKKLRRYIIVEAVYQNSGQIAPLDEIIKLKEKYRFRVLLDESNSLGVLGSSGKGLTEYYNVPVDKIDIITAAMGHALATEGGFCTGSTRVIEHQRLSSSGYVFSASLPPYLASAAVKAFDILEENPDLITKLRENINTLFKGLEDIQGMEIMSDPLSPIVFLRLKKSTGSSKSDIKLLEDIADRVLKEDSVFVVTSKRSTLDKCNLPVGLRLFVSAGHSVSDMEKASKSLKRVAASLLTDQS, from the exons ATGGATACAACAATATCAGTTCTTACAAATAAGCTGAGAGATGCATCTGATTGGGTCACATGGATATCCGAAGCTCCGTTTGCAAGAGCTGTGGTGTTTGGAGTTAACATTGGAG GGCATCTATTTGTTGAGGGTCTTCTCCTGGTGGTCATCCTTTTCCTACTATCGCAGAAAAGTTATAAACCACCTAAAAGACCATTGACAAAGAAG GAAATAGATGAACTGTGTGATGAATGGGTCCCGGAACCTCTTATTCCCACCATTACAGATGAGATGAAATCGGAGCCTCCAGTACTTGAAAG CGCTGCAGGTCCTCATACAACTATTAATGGCAAGGAAGTAATAAATTTCACTTCAGCTAATTACCTCGGGTTATTAGGAAATGAAAAGTTACTT GAGACATGCACCAGGGCATTGGAGAAATATGGTGTAGGTTCTTGTGGTCCTCGTGGATTCTATGGAACAATTG ATGTTCACCTTGATTGTGAGGCCAGGATAGCTAAGTTTCTTGGAACTCCCGATTCTATACTCTACTCTTATGGACTTTCTACCATGTTCAGTGCAATTCCAGCATTTTGCAAGAAGGGAGATGTCATTGTTGC GGATGAAGGTGTCCATTGGGGAATACAAAATGGACTTCAGCTCTCTAGAAGTACAATCATATACTTCAAGCACAATGATATGGAGTCCTTGAGAAATACATTGGAGAAAATCACTCAAGAAAACAAGCAAGCTAAAAAACTTAGGCGATATATTATTGTTGAAGCAGTATATCAG AATTCTGGTCAAATAGCTCCATTGGATGAAATTATCAAACTGAAAGAAAAATACAGATTCCGGGTATTGTTGGATGAAAGCAATTCCTTGGGTGTGCTTGGCAGTTCTGGTAAAGGTCTAACAGAGTATTACAATGTGCCG GTTGACAAGATAGATATCATTACGGCTGCCATGGGGCATGCATTGGCCACAGAAGGAGGATTTTGCACCGGGAGTACAAGAGTCATTGAACACCAG CGTCTCAGTAGCTCTGGCTATGTGTTTTCTGCTTCTTTGCCTCCTTATCTGGCAAGTGCCGCAGTCAAAGCTTTTGATATCTTGGAAGAAAATCCTGATCTTATCACAAAATTGAGGGAGAACATTAATACACTGTTTAAAG GTCTAGAAGATATTCAGGGGATGGAAATAATGAGCGATCCACTATCTCCGATAGTTTTTCTAAGACTCAAGAAGTCCACAGGTTCTTCAAAGAGTGATATAAAACTATTAGAAGATATCGCGGATCGT GTCTTGAAGGAAGATTCCGTTTTTGTTGTTACTTCAAAGAGATCAACACTTGATAAATGTAATTTGCCGGTTGGGCTTCGATTGTTTGTGTCAGCAGGACACTCAGTATCTGATATGGAGAAAGCTAGTAAATCATTGAAGAGAGTCGCGGCTTCGCTATTGACAGATCAGAGCTAG